aatatattttcttgacagttatattataattattctgAAGTACTCCAAGACAAAAGCGTTAATATGATCGATAACAAAAAGTACCATGTAAGCAACATTTGATtccatttgatcaaatttttcaaattttcttgtaTGTTTATTAAGAATACATTAAAGCTACTATAAGATATTAAATTCTCAAAGTaatgataaaattatattattgaaaCAGGTTCGTTAAAACGTTGAGAACGAAATCTTTTCATCGCTAGGGAGTTACAGAAAGACGTTGTGTTTTAGTTTCGTATTTGTTGCTTTCATTTGAAATCTGACGTCAAGGTTCTACAAATGTAATAATTGAATATATTTCTAGAAAAACACATTTACTCATATtcgttttatacaaaataatatttcgttTATACgatttttaaacaatgaaatatttttttgcgtTTTACGTATCAATCTGTATCTTTATTTTATGTATAACATGTTTTCGTCGTAAAATCGAAATATTACTCCTTTAAAAAacgatatacattttgtaattcactaaataaaaaaaaacaatttagtataaaataaataaagtactAGATGTCTCTTTAGGTGATCCGTGCATTTCAAACTACAAATAAGTCTCATTTCAAATTTGGATAATATGCAATTTTCCTTTTAATCTGTTCCCCTAACGATCAGATTTACAATATATAGTCTAAGCTGGATCACGCCCTGTTAGCACCACGACAGTCTGAACTATGTTTCTACGGAAGTATGGACGTTAAGTCTTAACTATCCAAATTTGGCGCAACGTGAACTGTTTCTTGTTTTTTCTGTTTGAATTGAATCTGATGTGACCATCTCTGGCGTACAGCTTAATTATACCTTAACATGCATGGCTCAGGAAGTCGTTAATAATAAGATTGTCCTGTTTTGAATTCAGAACAGAAGAACAGAACAACTCTCTGCCTGGTGTAATTCCCATTGAAAAGACATAATATTTCAGATCTTGAGGATAGTTATCTCTCAACATATTTCCTGTAGCTACTTCAAATACAACGAAAGTGGTTGTTCTCAAAGTTAGCAATATAGGGCTTAAACACGAACTTCCGTGATAAGTGGCTGGAAGTTAACCTCTAGAGCATCTTTCTATTCAATGAGCGTTAAGATTTTTCAATTGAGAGTATAGAATACACACTTTCTATTCTATTATAATAACAATTGAAGATACTTTATGATCCAAGTCAAAAATCTCAGTAATTTAGATTGTATAATATTCGCGATGGTTTAATTTTCCCTAATATTCGCCACTCGCTTATTCAACATATTCGTGCATAATTATTCGCATTATGTCCTAAACACTAAAACACAAACACTCACGTTTTGCAAATTCTTAACACTTTGAATAAGAGTGCTAAACAAACAACACTTAATACAGGAAAACTACAGTATAAAAAAACATTAACCAGTCTAATGTATTTGATGTATTAAGCACATTGGAGATATCTTCATTGGAGGTATCTGTCTGACAAGGAAATGCGTTACCGGCAATAAATCGACAATAATATCATTTTCTTGAAAACTATAACAGTGATCAGACCTCAGCCTACGCTTTCACACACATACCGTATCAATATCATGTACATGTTCCACcgtatataaatatgttatcaGAATTTTACACTTTTGTTACAAATGCTAAACTTTCGGCAGATGATTAGTGTACGTGTAAATGATAGCCATTTGCAATGCATTTATAAGATAACACTTACACGTACACTTGAAATCGACAGAAGACATCTGCACGCCTTTTGAAACCTTGATATCAAACATTTTGCTACCTCCGTTTTTAAGACTATGAGATAAAGTCGGCGATATATAACCGTTTTTGCGCTCCGCCGTAAAGCCAAACTCACTGACTGACTAGAGATCTATTACTGATTGTTATGATTATAGACTTAGCAACTAAATCAAATACTGAGATGATACATCTACAGGAAATGTTTACTTGTATCACAATACACTCTACGCCTGCTGACGCTTTTTCTACACATCATTTGAACTTAAGCAATACATCAATGTTTTTCTATAATATATCCGTATGGTTTTTAAAGACAACAAAAAATCTACATAAATCATTTCAAACAATTTGATATTACTACAAGAAATCGGCGAAACTGAGCCAGTGAAAATCTGCAATAAATATCATGGTTCGGCCGTATTAATGGCATCTTTCATCTCACTGCGAACAATAActatgtaatattaatttgtatatcAACCAGACactatgatttatttcatttttcggTGCTGTAAATTTCTGTTACAATTGAATGGAGAAGAAGCATCAATAATAGGGAGTAttcaattcagaaaaaaaaacttctgagACCAAGGAAACAATCTACAGTGTATCTAAAATATTGAGCTCATTTTTTGTGGTTTGATATAAAATCTTAACGAagaactgataaaatatatgcGAAGTCTATGCAAGACTGTTATATTAAAGACCTAGCACATGCATTTAGTTATACGTTTTTACTGAACATTATTCCAAAATtctgaactttatttttttttttttcaagaacattttcaaagctACCTTACAGCAGATATTGACAcaattattaaataattaaatgatgCACCTACCTTATTCAATACTAATATAACTAACATGACATCTCTCAAAACAAGCTATATAagtaaatttgttgaaatttttagTGTCACAGAACAAAAGAGAATTTAATTGTGCTACACtggaaaaagaaatgtttagCCAAGTTAATTATAACATGAAAACATCAATCGATTTTTAAACGCCAAGGGCCCTCCCATGCctgaaataaataacaaaaaatctGGAAACGTCGCCATAAGACCACAGCTTTGTCGATGTGCTTCTAAACGAtacaaatatattagaaatgcatactcgaattacaaaaaaaatgcgtaaaactgttaaaaaattgaaacacTTTAGCTAAGAAAAGATGTGTGGATTAACTGtgtattacctgtattatatattgctttgaaaatttaaatttattgctACCAAACAGCTGCACAAGCACTACTTCTCAATCCCCTAAGTATATAATGGCATGCATGATCTACAATATCCTATATAAATGTATTCCTGCAAATGCTACAGAGTAACACTTTGCAGTGAAGTGTTTAACTTTAGAAGATAAATGTAATTGTTTCGttacaatttcattttgcttATCAATGACGTCAATGCAACGTTAGGAAATAGaacatttatttatagtttgcggacataaaaaaatgattatactCTAATTGAGATATTTAGTGAAATAAGTATTTATATGAAGGCTGGTACTGAATATGAGACATAAATGCTAGTTGTTGGGAAAATTGTGTTTTACGaagagatattttcaaaataaaagaaaaatactcttattgaaaaaaaaaattacatatttacatataaatgCAAAATAAGTTAGTAATTATATAACACATGGTATGGAGAAAATGGGATATTAAATGAAATGACTAATCATTACGGCCTCCTCAATCCGCTATAGATATTAACATACTAAATGAATGGTATTTCTCAATATGTATCAAGTTAACAAAAAAACTTCCAGTGGCTGCAGAACACAGCAGGACCCAActtaaatatttataacttataTTGTTTCCCTCTAAAAGCTTTCTGCCATATGAATGACATTTGGCTTTTTGCGGCAATGAATCTACCTTAAAATAAGATATGTTTCTGTAATATGTTTTAGTATAGCAGAAGACATTTAAAAGTCTGCAGGCATATAACGACATGAATCAGGTAAGAAATGTGTCTACAGAGGACAATATATCAATTTGCGAAATACTTAGTATCAATGATAATGATTTGATACAATAAATAACATAAGGTTAAAAGGCGGAAGCTATGAATTATGATATATGATCCAAATTAATTCCGCTGTATGTGTACACATTTTACTCCGAAAACTTTGAAAGCTTTCTTATAAGCCAATCTTTTCAACGCCTTTTCTCGACTGGTGTCACCAACTATGCAAATTTCAGCGTGAGAAGAAATATCATCAAAAAGAACTTTAAAACACCAGAAAAAAACTCGTAATAAAACACGTTTTCTTGTTCCAAGCAGTATAGATCACTTAAATTCAATTGAGAGCGTGATAACTGTTGCAAGTAAACCCAATACAATAAATTGATACGCCGAAGTATTGTTAGGATTTATTGCAGTATCCATCATTCTCTATGACAAGTACTTCATCCAATAGCATTTTATAGATACCTCGGCTAATGTGGTGAGAACGTCAATTCGAATTCTCCTCTATATAAATGCGCATTGACTTCTTGACAACCCAATAAAATAGAGTACGGAAAAAGAAGTACCAAGGGTATCTTTTACTAAAAAATGTCATCTTTAGAAATTGATTTTGAATTCAATGTACAAAGAGGCATCCGTGTGATAAAGATCGCTGACTTCGACTCGTTTGCTTGCCCTTTAAACTCGCTAatctgctggcttacggaaggtcgttggtacCATCTATGTGCGTGCTAGTTCAATCTGTATTTACGTAAATGCTTACTAGTTTGTAGTATATTATTGGCGGGGATGGAGGGAGGACAAAGTATATCTTTAATTACATATATTATGATCAAAATACATGGAAGAACCCAGTATTTACTTTTATGAATATACAGAGAAAAGATGCTAGAACCATATGAATGTATCGTATTACAACGAATGTCGCTCCTAGCAGGTGTCGGTGGAACCGGTCTATTCTCTGTCgtatatttaactttatttttaaacTAGCAGTACTTTCTTAATGCAAAGTAAACCCTGATGCACTGTAATTGATTTTGCTCTTTCATGCCAAAATTTAAACCATTCGTCTGATAAAGACTGACATGTAAGTACAGGTTAAAAGGTTACTTTGAGGTCTCCTGTATTTAATCTCAAACTGACCTCCTCTTCTATCATTTACCATCGGACTGTTAAACATGACTCTACTATACGTTGCTGTACTTTTTGCTCTGTGTGCCATATGCAGATCGGTTGATCTAACTATTGTAGGCACAAAGACAGTTGTATATGCAGAGATGTATAAAAGGTTCGTTTCTTTTCGTTTTTTATGTTTGTGTCATTGTCACATttacacagttataggtcatatggtgatttttttttatttcatggtgGAAAAAAAATCTCATGTTACCTTCTGGGCGTACGGGCCCGTATGGGTTGTGTAGAACAAATGACCTTCTGTAGGAcaactggatgacttcctcaaaCGAGAAAATTATACACCCCATGCGCGGTTTAAGCGAAACAGCGGTGAGTCACAAGTCATCTAAAGTCACcggccttaaccactcagccacgaaTACCTTGATAATTGAAATACTTAGAATAAACATATAACGTATGTGTATATCAGAATTAAAAGGACTTAGCTAAAAGTCTAAATCTGTCAAATCACACCATTTGCAACAGTTTGAGAGGACTATTTTAATATCTTGAAATCTTTTATTTACTCCTTAATCCCAAatgataagaaacaaaataatcaCAAGTTGCAATTAGGAGGAGATAATCTACGCTTGCCACACATCATTTACAAAACTGCTCCTGatacagttaataaaatatgttttgttttctgaatGATGTTTTTTATCAATACGTGAAATACGTTACTAAAGTAACAATGTTAAACAGTAAccattgtaaattatttttatttaattttgcagACCTGTAGGAAGCTCAGTTACTGGATTTGGTTTTGACTTTGGCAGCGAAGGAAGTGTCAGCGGAAGCGGAAGTAGCAGTAACACcgacagtagcagcagtagcagcagcaacaccgacagtagtagcagtagcagcagtggcagcagtagtagtagcagcagcagcagtagtagtagtagtagcagcagcagcagcagtagcagtagcagcagcagtagtagcagcagcaacaGTAGCAGTGGTGTTTTCGGGAAAAGAGAATGGCGGTATAACCACTATGGTGTCGTTGTCACAACGTATGATAACCAGAAGTGGCTTGTTTACAACACAAACGATTATGGACATGCCATGGACACTGCCATTATTGAAGCAAGCCGTATGTCCTCATCGTAAGTACCTATAGCCTACGGTCCATAATTATTATGATTCACGTTTCTGTTCATTCCCAATATGATAGCTAGGAAGCATATTCTTCTATATTGAGGCGATTACTCGaggatgatgatgctgatgattaTGAATCCCAATATATATGAAATCGAGTAACTTAACAGGTTTATCCAATCTTTACACATTTGTAATTccagtacatataaatttaaataacttGATTGTTTCAAACGAGATGAACATACTTTGATGTTGTGTTTATACATATCCTTCAGCGTTGCATTATGTTGGAGTTGACagcagtaaaatttaaaaaaaaatggcgaTAACATTCATATTTCTAAATCAGCATACAAAGCAGTTACCTCTTTCGacgatcatttttgttttatttaatgatCAGTTGTTCTGGAGAATAAAATGATCTAAATGTGAATAATTAGTGTGGAATTACATTTTTCTAATGGATATGCATGCATTATCCTATCTTATAACGCACACACATTTTAACGCAAACGGTTTGGGGCTTTTGTGAGTTATTCGGCAGAGTTAACACATTCATAAATACTGAAAAGAACCTGTTATGTAAACAAATGACTTTTTTTCTGTTAGGAGATTCAACTATTAACTTATGGTATTTGATCGTTGGTGGCAAGTggcatttttaatatttcagtattcACAAATAATGTGCCGAAATAGCACACGAGAATCGCATGAAAATTGCcgattatatacatgtaactaccTTAAGCATAGTTCTAAGAAGCTGTAATCAATTTTTTATAGTTCTTATTCCACACTtggtatattttaatttattttaggtagaatgtaaagtaagttctacaacttatattaatcactcttgacacct
This window of the Mercenaria mercenaria strain notata chromosome 5, MADL_Memer_1, whole genome shotgun sequence genome carries:
- the LOC123557563 gene encoding osteocalcin 2-like; the encoded protein is MTLLYVAVLFALCAICRSVDLTIVGTKTVVYAEMYKRPVGSSVTGFGFDFGSEGSVSGSGSSSNTDSSSSSSSNTDSSSSSSSGSSSSSSSSSSSSSSSSSSSSSSSSSSSSSNSSSGVFGKREWRYNHYGVVVTTYDNQKWLVYNTNDYGHAMDTAIIEASRMSSSWSRSKCGTVHSHTVYDFMAAGRIPCTYSMLFCSDETASEAMWKLVSNTHC